A single window of Kitasatospora sp. HUAS MG31 DNA harbors:
- a CDS encoding NAD(P)/FAD-dependent oxidoreductase: MTLPGTVSPTGERSRGGPRPRHVAVVGAGVAGLTAAYRLARAGVRVELFEADGRLGGHAHTQRAAGPDGRELPLDTGFLVHNERTYPHLVSLFRELGVRTRDSEMSMSVRCEGCGLEYAGARGPAGLLARPDVLLRGRYLRMLAEVPLFHRRARRLLAEPEAGDPTLREFLRRGGFSPYFVSHFMTPVVSAVWSCAPDLAGDYPARYLFAFLHHHGMLGVTGSPTWRTVVGGSRTYVERIAERLDAVHRAAPVRAVSRHPDGVTVATEDGRRTRADAVVVATHADQALRLLADPTRAERRVLGAFRYSRNPTVLHRDASRLPRAVWARASWNYLMSGCHGRAEGVQVSYHLNRLLGLDVPEDYLVTLNEDRHRPVPERHVVARTVYEHPVHTRETVAAQRLLPELSTGRTAFAGAYHGWGFHEDGCRSGVDAARSLLGVLAP, from the coding sequence ATGACCTTGCCCGGTACCGTCTCCCCGACCGGAGAGCGGTCGCGCGGCGGCCCGCGGCCGCGCCACGTGGCGGTGGTCGGCGCCGGCGTCGCGGGCCTCACCGCCGCGTACCGGCTCGCCCGGGCCGGAGTGCGGGTGGAGCTGTTCGAGGCGGACGGACGGCTCGGCGGGCACGCCCACACCCAGCGGGCCGCCGGCCCGGACGGCCGCGAACTCCCGCTGGACACCGGCTTCCTGGTGCACAACGAGCGGACCTACCCCCATCTGGTGAGCCTCTTCCGGGAGTTGGGCGTCCGGACCCGCGACAGCGAGATGAGCATGTCGGTCCGGTGCGAGGGCTGCGGCCTGGAGTACGCCGGCGCCCGCGGCCCGGCCGGCCTGCTCGCCCGGCCCGACGTGCTGCTGCGCGGCCGCTACCTGCGGATGCTCGCCGAGGTGCCGCTGTTCCACCGCCGCGCCCGGCGGCTGCTCGCCGAACCGGAGGCCGGCGACCCCACGCTCCGCGAGTTCCTCCGCCGCGGCGGCTTCTCCCCGTACTTCGTCAGCCACTTCATGACGCCGGTGGTCTCCGCCGTCTGGTCCTGCGCCCCCGACCTGGCCGGCGACTACCCCGCCCGCTACCTGTTCGCCTTCCTGCACCACCACGGGATGCTCGGCGTCACCGGCTCGCCGACCTGGCGCACCGTGGTCGGCGGCTCCCGCACCTACGTGGAGCGGATCGCCGAACGCCTGGACGCCGTCCACCGGGCGGCCCCCGTCCGCGCGGTCAGCCGCCACCCCGACGGGGTCACCGTGGCCACCGAGGACGGCCGCCGCACCCGGGCCGACGCCGTGGTCGTCGCCACCCACGCCGACCAGGCCCTCCGCCTGCTGGCCGACCCCACCCGCGCCGAACGCCGGGTGCTCGGCGCCTTCCGGTACTCCCGCAACCCCACCGTGCTGCACCGCGACGCCTCCCGGCTGCCCCGCGCCGTCTGGGCCCGCGCCTCCTGGAACTACCTGATGTCCGGCTGCCACGGCCGCGCCGAGGGCGTCCAGGTCAGCTACCACCTCAACCGCCTGCTCGGCCTCGACGTCCCCGAGGACTACCTGGTCACCCTCAACGAGGACCGCCACCGCCCCGTCCCCGAACGGCACGTGGTCGCCCGCACCGTCTACGAGCACCCGGTCCACACCCGTGAGACCGTCGCGGCCCAGCGCCTCCTGCCCGAACTCTCCACGGGCAGAACGGCGTTCGCCGGGGCGTACCACGGCTGGGGGTTCCACGAGGACGGCTGCCGCTCCGGGGTCGACGCCGCCCGCAGCCTCCTGGGGGTGCTCGCGCCGTGA
- a CDS encoding DUF1365 domain-containing protein gives MPGPWGAALYDCRITHVRTTPLRHAFRLRTPLWLVDLDRLPPIPAVLRPLARFRAADHPGDPARSLRRNLDDYLASQGVHLDGGRVLMLTQARSLGYVFNPLTVYWCHGPDGRPVCTVAEVHNTYGAHHRYLLRPDRQGRAEAPKELYVSPFFPVDGRYRMSLPEPGPLLRLTIHLDRPGGRAFTAAVSGERSRADARTLVGTVLRHPFATRAVSLRIRLQGIRLLLRGLPVQPRGTAPAAAPADDPARTPDPAAHQEVPTP, from the coding sequence CTGCCCGGCCCCTGGGGCGCCGCCCTGTACGACTGCCGGATCACCCACGTCCGCACCACCCCGCTGCGCCACGCCTTCCGCCTCCGCACCCCGCTCTGGCTGGTCGACCTCGACCGCCTGCCGCCGATCCCCGCCGTCCTCCGCCCGCTCGCCCGCTTCCGGGCCGCCGACCACCCCGGCGACCCCGCCCGCAGCCTGCGCCGCAACCTCGACGACTACCTGGCCTCCCAGGGCGTCCACCTGGACGGCGGCCGGGTGCTGATGCTGACCCAGGCCCGCTCGCTCGGGTACGTGTTCAACCCGCTCACCGTCTACTGGTGCCACGGCCCGGACGGCCGCCCGGTCTGCACCGTCGCCGAGGTGCACAACACCTACGGCGCCCACCACCGCTACCTCCTCCGCCCCGACCGGCAGGGCCGCGCCGAGGCGCCCAAGGAGCTGTACGTCTCGCCGTTCTTCCCGGTCGACGGCCGGTACCGGATGTCGCTGCCGGAACCCGGGCCGCTGCTGCGCCTCACCATCCACCTCGACCGCCCGGGCGGCCGAGCCTTCACCGCCGCCGTTTCCGGGGAGCGCAGCCGGGCAGACGCCCGCACGCTGGTGGGGACCGTCCTCCGTCACCCGTTCGCGACCCGCGCGGTCAGCCTGCGGATCCGCCTCCAGGGCATCCGGCTGCTGCTCCGGGGCCTCCCGGTCCAGCCCCGCGGGACCGCCCCGGCGGCGGCCCCCGCGGACGACCCCGCCCGGACCCCGGACCCCGCCGCCCACCAGGAGGTGCCGACCCCGTGA
- a CDS encoding LysR family transcriptional regulator has translation MTLDDLRVFAAVCRSGSLSAAARELACTQSAVSQHVKRLEKELGLSLVERHPRGVAPTYAGRVLHAAVTDGLGTIDHALHRLEELARGEGGSVRITTGATTVRHFMSAAVVRFRRRFPQVSLEFQTETSRRRCFDTLAAGGVDLAWITLGPEAVRGIEQRPVVALPWVLAVAAGDPLADRESVRPADLEGARLIGLPGNSASHLRLTGWLAEAGVRPAFDTGVADWDTAVLLAGMGLGRAVVPALPGWGGSDHPDLRLIPVPELPALTAGWAVRSWDTLSPPARAFADTVSAHCAEWNGTG, from the coding sequence GTGACCCTCGACGATCTCCGTGTCTTCGCCGCCGTGTGCCGCTCCGGCTCGCTCAGCGCCGCCGCCCGGGAGCTGGCCTGCACCCAGTCCGCCGTCAGCCAGCACGTGAAGCGGCTGGAGAAGGAGCTGGGCCTCAGCCTGGTGGAACGGCACCCCCGGGGGGTGGCGCCCACGTACGCCGGGCGGGTGCTGCACGCGGCGGTCACCGACGGTCTGGGCACCATCGACCACGCGCTGCACCGCCTGGAGGAGCTGGCCCGGGGCGAGGGCGGTTCGGTGCGGATCACCACCGGGGCGACCACCGTCCGGCACTTCATGTCCGCGGCGGTGGTCCGGTTCCGGCGGCGGTTCCCGCAGGTGAGCCTGGAGTTCCAGACCGAGACCTCCCGCCGGCGCTGCTTCGACACGCTGGCCGCCGGCGGCGTCGACCTGGCCTGGATCACCCTGGGACCGGAGGCGGTCCGCGGCATCGAGCAGCGGCCGGTGGTCGCGCTGCCCTGGGTGCTCGCCGTCGCCGCGGGCGACCCGCTGGCCGACCGGGAGTCCGTGCGGCCCGCCGACCTGGAGGGCGCCCGGCTCATCGGCCTCCCCGGGAACTCCGCCTCCCACCTGCGGCTCACCGGCTGGCTGGCCGAGGCGGGCGTCCGGCCGGCCTTCGACACCGGGGTGGCCGACTGGGACACCGCGGTCCTGCTGGCCGGGATGGGGCTCGGCCGTGCCGTCGTGCCCGCCCTGCCCGGCTGGGGCGGCTCCGACCACCCCGATCTGCGGCTGATCCCCGTTCCGGAACTGCCTGCCCTCACGGCCGGCTGGGCCGTCCGCAGCTGGGACACCCTCTCCCCGCCGGCCCGGGCCTTCGCGGACACCGTCTCGGCGCACTGCGCGGAGTGGAACGGGACGGGCTGA
- a CDS encoding choice-of-anchor C family protein, with product MPFSRTPVAALLVAAITALAAPAQAAGGHRALSHFDDGSFETPKAPANAFTSLTAGQTLGPWTVDAGSVDLIGAGFWQAAEGDQSLDLNGSTSGTVTQSFTTVAGTTYSVTYALAGNPEGGPALRTGRALIDGQDFQDFSFDITGRTKAAMGYVGHQFSFVAQGPSTTLSFTSTVAGAYGPVIDNVQVKECKPCCG from the coding sequence ATGCCGTTCTCGCGCACCCCCGTCGCCGCCCTGCTCGTCGCCGCCATCACCGCTCTCGCCGCCCCGGCGCAGGCCGCCGGCGGGCACCGTGCCCTCAGCCATTTCGACGACGGCAGCTTCGAGACGCCCAAGGCCCCGGCGAACGCCTTCACCTCGCTGACCGCCGGTCAGACCCTCGGCCCGTGGACGGTCGACGCCGGCAGCGTCGACCTGATCGGAGCCGGCTTCTGGCAGGCCGCCGAGGGGGACCAGTCGCTGGACCTGAACGGGTCCACCAGCGGCACCGTCACCCAGAGCTTCACCACCGTCGCGGGCACCACCTACTCGGTCACCTACGCGCTGGCCGGCAACCCGGAGGGCGGGCCGGCCCTGCGGACCGGCCGGGCGCTGATCGACGGTCAGGACTTCCAGGACTTCTCCTTCGACATCACCGGCAGGACGAAGGCCGCCATGGGCTACGTGGGGCATCAGTTCAGCTTCGTCGCGCAGGGCCCGTCCACCACCCTGAGCTTCACCAGCACCGTCGCCGGGGCGTACGGGCCGGTCATCGACAACGTCCAGGTGAAGGAGTGCAAGCCCTGCTGCGGATGA
- a CDS encoding acyltransferase family protein produces MSFAVVQPLPDGTRPATDGPAASTAPRGRRGRAAGAPRLFALDGLRLIAALSVLAFHWTALADAPEIWSGHRPAEFMPTLSRFTSYGWLGVQLFFVISGFVICMSCWGKRPGDFLVSRVVRIVPAYWAAVLMTSAVLLLVPDLGRRLAREGLDGAVVLANLTLFQSSFGVKYVDGVYWTLWVELVFYLLFAVVVRMGLTYRRVVAFCGIWSVAALFAPMAKIPLLSLVVVPNEAPFFIAGIAIYLMHRFGPDLLLWGVVGFSWLTAMGRIDSLKSAFEASVAHTLSWNVVALAITLAFAAVIAIALGLLDRVRWKGLTVAGALTYPLYLIHQEAGFTLIHWLRTLGLRSAAALAVALVTVLLAAWLLHRLVERPGGKLLKRHLGRAVAGMREVSTRA; encoded by the coding sequence ATGTCGTTCGCGGTGGTACAACCCCTTCCGGACGGGACCCGACCGGCCACGGACGGGCCGGCGGCGTCGACCGCACCGCGCGGCCGGAGGGGCCGGGCCGCGGGCGCGCCTCGGCTGTTCGCGCTCGACGGACTCCGCCTGATCGCCGCCCTCAGCGTGCTGGCCTTCCACTGGACGGCCCTCGCCGACGCGCCGGAGATCTGGAGCGGGCACCGGCCCGCCGAGTTCATGCCGACGCTCTCCCGGTTCACCTCCTACGGGTGGCTCGGGGTCCAGCTCTTCTTCGTCATCAGCGGCTTCGTCATCTGCATGAGCTGCTGGGGCAAGCGCCCCGGGGACTTCCTCGTGTCCCGGGTCGTCCGGATCGTCCCGGCGTACTGGGCCGCCGTCCTGATGACCTCGGCCGTGCTGCTGCTGGTTCCCGACCTGGGCCGCAGGCTCGCCCGTGAGGGCCTCGACGGGGCGGTGGTGCTGGCCAACCTCACCCTGTTCCAGTCCTCGTTCGGGGTGAAGTACGTGGACGGGGTCTACTGGACGCTCTGGGTGGAGCTGGTCTTCTACCTGCTCTTCGCCGTGGTGGTCCGGATGGGGCTGACCTACCGCCGGGTCGTCGCGTTCTGCGGGATCTGGTCGGTCGCGGCCCTGTTCGCCCCGATGGCGAAGATCCCGCTGCTCTCCCTCGTCGTGGTGCCCAACGAGGCCCCGTTCTTCATCGCGGGCATCGCCATCTACCTGATGCACCGCTTCGGCCCCGACCTGCTGCTGTGGGGCGTCGTCGGCTTCAGCTGGCTGACGGCGATGGGCCGGATCGACTCCCTCAAGTCCGCCTTCGAGGCATCGGTCGCTCACACGCTGTCCTGGAACGTGGTGGCCCTGGCGATCACCCTCGCCTTCGCCGCCGTCATCGCCATCGCCCTGGGTCTGCTGGACCGGGTGCGGTGGAAGGGCCTCACCGTGGCCGGTGCCCTGACCTACCCGCTCTACCTGATCCACCAGGAAGCCGGCTTCACGCTGATCCACTGGCTGCGCACCCTCGGCCTGCGGTCCGCCGCCGCCCTGGCCGTCGCCCTCGTCACCGTCCTGCTGGCCGCGTGGCTCCTGCACCGCCTGGTCGAGCGCCCCGGCGGCAAGCTCCTCAAGCGGCACCTCGGCCGGGCCGTGGCCGGCATGCGCGAGGTCTCGACCCGGGCCTGA
- a CDS encoding MarR family winged helix-turn-helix transcriptional regulator, with the protein MSEQEQSPPSPRPPDNRAFGRLLQGLASEMNLLGHDFAASQGLHATDVQALLAVLRAAPGGEEAGEGITPGRLREELALTSGAVTAVLDRLERAGHVRRTRDAADRRQVQVHYEPGAARIAAEWFGPVAARTDRVRSEFSTEELSTVVRFLTRMTDELEDLRRTRREGGPA; encoded by the coding sequence TTGTCCGAGCAGGAGCAGTCGCCGCCGTCGCCGAGACCGCCCGACAACCGGGCCTTCGGACGGCTCCTGCAGGGCCTCGCCTCCGAGATGAACCTGCTGGGTCACGACTTCGCCGCCTCCCAGGGCCTGCACGCCACCGACGTGCAGGCCCTGCTGGCCGTCCTGCGGGCCGCGCCCGGTGGGGAGGAGGCCGGCGAGGGCATCACCCCGGGCCGGCTCCGGGAGGAACTGGCGCTCACCTCCGGCGCGGTCACCGCCGTCCTGGACCGGCTGGAGCGGGCCGGGCACGTCCGGCGGACCCGGGACGCGGCCGACCGCAGGCAGGTCCAGGTCCACTACGAGCCGGGTGCCGCCCGGATCGCCGCGGAGTGGTTCGGCCCGGTGGCGGCCCGCACCGACCGGGTCCGGTCGGAGTTCAGCACGGAGGAACTGTCCACGGTGGTGCGGTTCCTGACCCGGATGACCGACGAGCTGGAGGACCTCCGCCGGACCCGCCGCGAGGGCGGTCCGGCCTGA
- a CDS encoding SDR family oxidoreductase, which translates to MPEPTSDRLTCLVTGATGYIGGRLVPELLASGYGVRCLVRDPGRLRDHPWRAAVEPVTGDVTRPETLERAFTGVDVAYYLIHSLGTGPDFERRDRDAARAFGAAAARAGVRRIVYLGGLNPPGVPDAELSPHLRSRAEVGRLLRESGVPTVELRAAVILGSGSASFEMLRYLSERLPVMVTPSWVGTRIQPIAVRDVLRYLTGAALLPPEVNRAFDIGGPEVLTYRQMMLRYAAVAGLRRRIVIPVPVLTPRLSSLWVGLVTPVPGALARPLVESLRHEVVCTEHDIARYVPDPPDGVIGFDRAVRLALKRIRDAEVSTRWSSASLPGAPSDPLPTDPDWAGGSLYEDIRERRVAAPPEALWRVVEGIGGDNGWYSFPLGWSLRGLADRMVGGVGLRRGRRDPARLRVGDSLDFWRVEEIEPGRLLRLRAEMRLPGLAWLELSVSPDGPRGSRYRQRALFHPHGLAGHAYWWSVAPFHAAVFGGMARNITDRALKES; encoded by the coding sequence ATGCCCGAGCCCACATCCGACCGGCTCACCTGCCTGGTGACCGGTGCGACCGGCTACATCGGCGGCCGGCTGGTACCCGAGCTGCTGGCCTCCGGGTACGGCGTGCGCTGCCTGGTCCGCGACCCCGGACGGCTGCGCGACCACCCCTGGCGGGCGGCGGTCGAGCCCGTCACCGGGGACGTCACCCGGCCCGAGACCCTGGAGCGGGCCTTCACGGGCGTGGACGTGGCCTACTACCTGATCCATTCGCTCGGCACCGGGCCGGACTTCGAGCGCCGCGACCGGGACGCCGCCCGGGCGTTCGGCGCGGCGGCCGCCCGAGCCGGCGTCCGGCGGATCGTCTACCTCGGCGGCCTCAACCCGCCCGGCGTCCCCGACGCCGAACTCTCCCCGCACCTGCGCTCCCGCGCCGAGGTCGGGCGGCTGCTGCGGGAGAGCGGCGTCCCGACCGTCGAGCTGCGCGCGGCGGTGATCCTCGGCTCCGGCTCGGCCTCCTTCGAGATGCTCCGCTACCTCTCCGAACGGCTGCCGGTGATGGTGACGCCCAGCTGGGTCGGCACCCGGATCCAGCCGATCGCCGTCCGGGACGTGCTGCGCTACCTGACCGGCGCCGCCCTGCTGCCGCCCGAGGTCAACCGGGCCTTCGACATCGGCGGACCGGAGGTGCTGACGTACCGTCAGATGATGCTCCGGTACGCCGCGGTGGCGGGTCTGCGCCGGCGGATCGTGATCCCGGTGCCGGTGCTGACGCCCCGGCTCTCCAGCCTCTGGGTCGGGCTGGTGACGCCGGTGCCGGGCGCGCTGGCCCGGCCGCTGGTGGAGTCGCTGCGGCACGAGGTGGTCTGCACCGAGCACGACATCGCCCGGTACGTGCCGGACCCGCCGGACGGCGTGATCGGGTTCGACCGGGCCGTCCGGCTCGCGCTCAAGCGGATCCGGGACGCGGAGGTCAGCACCCGCTGGTCCTCCGCCTCGCTGCCCGGCGCCCCCAGCGACCCGCTGCCCACCGACCCCGACTGGGCCGGCGGCAGCCTGTACGAGGACATCCGCGAACGCCGCGTCGCCGCACCGCCCGAGGCCCTCTGGCGGGTCGTCGAGGGCATCGGCGGCGACAACGGCTGGTACTCCTTCCCGCTCGGCTGGTCCCTGCGGGGCCTGGCCGACCGGATGGTCGGCGGGGTCGGGCTGCGCCGGGGCCGGCGCGACCCGGCCCGGCTCCGGGTGGGCGACTCGCTGGACTTCTGGCGGGTCGAGGAGATCGAGCCCGGGCGGCTGCTCCGGCTGCGCGCCGAGATGCGCCTGCCCGGCCTCGCCTGGCTCGAACTCTCCGTCTCCCCCGACGGGCCCCGAGGATCCCGCTACCGCCAGCGCGCCCTCTTCCACCCTCACGGCCTCGCCGGCCACGCCTACTGGTGGTCGGTCGCCCCCTTCCACGCGGCCGTCTTCGGCGGCATGGCCCGCAACATCACCGATCGTGCCCTGAAGGAATCCTGA
- a CDS encoding ketopantoate reductase family protein, with the protein MAVLGPGGVGGLLAALLARAGHRVICLAGEETVRTLRRDGLRVRSAHFGTFTARVEADTELREPVDLCLVTVKHTALDAALERVPPALVGAGPVVPLLNGIEHPDALRRRYGAGRVAAGVIRVESTRIAPGLIEHGSPFAEIDLAPPAAGPDPGTADPLATAVALLRSAGVRTRVAGDEPAVLWAKFAFLAPFALLTTRYREPIGRVRTERRTELVALVEEAAAVARASGAPTDPARTLALYDTFPAGARSSMQRDAEAGRPLELDAVAGALLRAAARHRVPVPGAARLTAELESALNPPAPGAGS; encoded by the coding sequence GTGGCGGTCCTCGGCCCGGGCGGCGTCGGCGGCCTGCTCGCGGCCCTGCTCGCCCGGGCCGGCCACCGGGTGATCTGCCTGGCCGGCGAGGAGACCGTACGGACCCTGCGCCGCGACGGACTGCGGGTGCGCAGCGCCCACTTCGGCACCTTCACCGCCCGGGTGGAGGCGGACACCGAGCTGCGCGAGCCGGTCGACCTGTGCCTGGTGACCGTCAAGCACACCGCCCTGGACGCCGCCCTGGAGCGGGTCCCGCCCGCCCTGGTCGGCGCCGGCCCGGTCGTCCCGCTGCTCAACGGCATCGAGCACCCGGACGCCCTGCGGCGGCGGTACGGCGCCGGGCGGGTCGCGGCGGGCGTGATCCGGGTGGAGTCCACCCGGATCGCCCCGGGCCTGATCGAGCACGGCAGCCCGTTCGCCGAGATCGACCTGGCGCCCCCGGCCGCCGGCCCCGACCCGGGGACCGCCGACCCGCTGGCCACCGCCGTCGCCCTGCTCCGTTCGGCCGGCGTCCGGACCCGGGTCGCCGGGGACGAACCCGCCGTGCTCTGGGCCAAGTTCGCCTTCCTGGCCCCGTTCGCGCTGCTCACCACCCGGTACCGGGAGCCGATCGGCCGGGTGCGGACCGAGCGGCGGACCGAGCTGGTGGCGCTGGTCGAGGAGGCCGCCGCGGTGGCCCGGGCCAGCGGCGCGCCCACCGACCCGGCGCGGACGCTGGCGCTGTACGACACCTTCCCGGCCGGGGCCCGGTCCTCGATGCAGCGGGACGCCGAGGCGGGCCGCCCGCTGGAGCTGGACGCCGTCGCCGGGGCCCTGCTCCGGGCGGCCGC
- a CDS encoding sigma-70 family RNA polymerase sigma factor translates to MSTLTTAPRSDLAGLGDAELSALLRESGRKAGPAVQGVMGEVFARHHKAVLGYARTCCRDAATAHDLAAEAFARTYQAVASGGGPQHAWRPYLLTCVRHIAVEWARDGARTRLSDDFESWADSLPAGQDVEGAVLAAEEGSLVLRAFRSLPERWQAVLWHAVVEREPAAATARRLDMTARGVGSLAARAREGLREAYLRAHLDQAASEECRHFGGRLAGAIRRPDRRADRDLARHLQDCADCARADRDLRDLNGRLGALLPAGLLLWSPHVLWPAVSGHGAQLAGAKLIATKLGAARLGTAKAVWTAAVVAGATVSVVALLPSPDRTPDRGAPAPADVPAAASASAGPEAATPEPSGPSLVPAVSGTASPTAAPLPPGSRTLVNRMTGLCAQADPGGALAVRACDGGAAQAWQPVTVGTGLQFRNIGTGRCLSSGGSTADQAPLVQEDCSRGRQAQLWTTCPEFDGLLMNAASHLYLGVKHWPKADHVGAGDQVTQSQNYYGSPAFRWQQRPVGAS, encoded by the coding sequence TTGAGCACACTGACGACGGCCCCGCGGTCGGATCTCGCCGGCCTCGGCGACGCCGAACTCTCCGCGCTGCTGAGGGAGTCCGGCCGGAAGGCCGGGCCCGCCGTGCAGGGGGTGATGGGCGAGGTGTTCGCCCGGCACCACAAGGCCGTCCTCGGCTACGCCCGTACCTGCTGCCGGGACGCCGCCACCGCCCACGACCTCGCCGCCGAGGCGTTCGCCCGTACGTACCAGGCGGTCGCCTCCGGGGGCGGCCCGCAGCACGCCTGGCGGCCGTACCTGCTGACCTGCGTCCGGCACATCGCGGTGGAGTGGGCCCGCGACGGCGCCCGGACCCGGCTCTCGGACGACTTCGAGAGCTGGGCCGACTCGCTTCCCGCCGGCCAGGACGTCGAAGGTGCCGTGCTCGCCGCGGAGGAGGGCTCGCTCGTCCTGCGCGCGTTCCGCTCCCTGCCCGAACGGTGGCAGGCCGTGCTGTGGCACGCCGTGGTCGAGCGCGAGCCCGCCGCCGCGACCGCCCGGCGGCTCGACATGACCGCCCGGGGCGTCGGCTCGCTGGCCGCCCGCGCCCGCGAGGGGCTGCGCGAGGCGTACCTGCGCGCCCACCTCGACCAGGCGGCGAGCGAGGAGTGCCGCCACTTCGGCGGCCGGTTGGCCGGCGCCATCCGCCGCCCGGACCGGCGCGCCGACCGCGACCTCGCCCGCCACCTCCAGGACTGCGCCGACTGCGCCCGGGCGGACCGGGACCTGCGCGACCTCAACGGCCGCCTCGGCGCGCTGCTTCCGGCGGGCCTCCTGCTCTGGAGCCCCCACGTGCTGTGGCCGGCCGTCAGCGGGCACGGCGCCCAACTCGCCGGCGCCAAGCTGATCGCGACCAAACTGGGGGCCGCGCGGCTCGGGACGGCCAAGGCGGTGTGGACGGCGGCGGTGGTCGCCGGCGCGACGGTCTCCGTCGTGGCGCTGCTGCCCTCCCCGGACCGCACCCCCGACCGCGGCGCCCCGGCCCCCGCCGACGTCCCGGCCGCCGCCTCGGCGTCCGCCGGTCCGGAGGCGGCCACCCCGGAGCCGTCCGGACCGAGCCTGGTCCCGGCCGTCTCCGGCACCGCGAGCCCCACGGCCGCCCCGCTGCCGCCCGGATCCCGGACCCTGGTCAACCGGATGACCGGCCTGTGCGCCCAGGCCGACCCCGGCGGCGCCCTCGCCGTCCGCGCCTGCGACGGCGGGGCCGCCCAGGCCTGGCAGCCCGTCACCGTCGGCACCGGCCTCCAGTTCCGGAACATCGGCACCGGACGCTGCCTGAGCAGCGGCGGCAGCACGGCCGACCAGGCCCCGCTGGTCCAGGAGGACTGCTCGCGCGGACGGCAGGCGCAGCTGTGGACCACCTGCCCCGAGTTCGACGGCCTGCTGATGAACGCCGCCAGCCACCTGTACCTCGGCGTGAAACACTGGCCCAAGGCCGACCACGTCGGCGCCGGGGACCAGGTGACGCAGAGCCAGAACTACTACGGCAGCCCGGCCTTCCGCTGGCAGCAGCGCCCGGTGGGGGCGTCGTAG
- a CDS encoding zf-HC2 domain-containing protein codes for MSAPSPHVLTGAYAVHALAEPERAAFQRHLAVCPDCAREVAGFEAVLARMAAAEAVAPPPGLRSRVLAAIVPSLPAEGGPGPPRRAARPDRAPRRPDPSDRRRAPNARWKPGCGPVRGTGPGEGGAPP; via the coding sequence ATGTCCGCCCCCAGCCCGCACGTGCTCACCGGCGCCTACGCCGTCCACGCCCTCGCGGAGCCGGAGCGGGCCGCGTTCCAGCGGCACCTGGCCGTCTGCCCGGACTGCGCCCGGGAGGTGGCGGGGTTCGAGGCGGTGCTGGCGCGGATGGCCGCCGCCGAGGCCGTGGCGCCGCCGCCGGGGCTGAGGTCCCGGGTGCTGGCCGCGATCGTTCCGAGCCTCCCCGCGGAGGGCGGGCCCGGTCCGCCGCGCCGCGCCGCACGCCCGGACCGGGCCCCACGGCGGCCCGACCCATCCGATCGGCGGAGGGCTCCGAATGCGCGGTGGAAGCCAGGATGCGGCCCCGTCCGAGGGACGGGGCCCGGCGAAGGAGGGGCCCCGCCATGA